A stretch of DNA from Leopardus geoffroyi isolate Oge1 chromosome B3, O.geoffroyi_Oge1_pat1.0, whole genome shotgun sequence:
atatatatatatatatatatagtgtgttcAAGTCTAAGAGTTTTATAAGAGTTCTATGTGGAGATAACATTTTGGAACTGTAATTTTCTCATGGcctctttcattttctgatttctcaggGTATAAATAATAGGATTTAGTAAGGGTGTGAAAACAGTGTAAAATACAGCAAGGACTTTATTTCCTGAGAAGCTATTGAATGGCCAGGCATAGATAAAAATACAAGGTCCAAAGAACAGAGTGACCACAATCATGTGTGCAGACAGTGTGGACAGTGCCTTGGAGAGGCCTCCTGATGATTTTTGTTGTACGGTGATCAGGATGACAATGTAAGAGACAAGAAGGAGGATGAAACAGATGAATGAGAGCAGCCCACTATCAGCAATGACAAATAATTCCAGGGTATATGTTTCCATACAAGCAAGCTTAATCACAAGGGGAAGGTCACAAAATATATTGTCTATGACATTGGGACCACAGAAAGGCAAGTTTACTGTTAATACCATCTGGCTCATGGTGTGTATAAAACCAATTATCCATGAAAGTATCATAAACCCACTCAGCAGCCTGTGGCTCATGATTGTCCTGTAGTGCAGGGGTTTACATATGGCTACATATCTGTCAAAGGCCATAGCTATCAAAAGAGTCATCTCAGCACCCCCAAAGAAGTGCATAAAGAACATCTGAGTCATGCAGCCCCATATGGAGATGATCTTGTGTTCACTGAGTAAGTCTGTGATCATCTTGGGTGTGGTGACTGTGGAGAGACACATGTCCAAAAAAGAGAGGTTTCCAAGGAGGAAGTACATGGGAGAATGAAGGGTGGAACTAAATGTCACTGTGACCATAATGAGAACATTCCCCAACACAGTAGCACTGTAGATTAAGGAGAatgttacaaagaagaaaatctgaagtTCCCATTGTCCAGAAAATCCTAGTAAGATAAACTCAGTCACTACAGATCCATTTTTAAGATCCATTTACTTGATTCAGAAAGACTCCAGAAGTTCTTTTatacaaagagaataaaaaaaaaataaagccacattAGCACTGATGTTTTCCTATTTCTAATTGATGATAATAATTCATATTATGAGAACACATAATCTTAAATATATTGGCATCACTAtctataatttgaaattattttatgggtTATATCATTCTGAAATAATATTCTCATAGTTatgcagcaattaaaaagaatttgtaagaatggaaattttattttctattgttttatttgatCACATGATACTCTTATCAGTTGATCTTGACTCACTAATTTGCTCACTTGCAAAAATTGGATAAGTAGTtacattagtatttatttttccttttattatcacAATTTTCTGTCGCCTCTTGAGATTATGTTAAAACAATATATAAGGAGTATAGAATTCAGAAGATGAGGAAATTGTGTTGTCCTATATCACTGAAgtcattttttaaggttattctttatttctgaaataagtgaagaaagtgtatacacacacacacacacacacacacacacacactcttagaGGCTAATTTATACatgaaagaaaatctttatgaacTTCTTTTCCTAATTCCTCATATTACTGTTGTTCATAGTGAGAAGTGTACATGTTCTGTGTAAGTGTATGTAACTGGTAGTTAAGAGGTAATTAGTCAAATGAGTCAACTCTAACATACAGATTTGTTTTTGGTTGTGCCATGTCATACTAAATTGTCTTTACTTAGCTTTTAGACATTGTTCATAGGATCTAGAGTGatcaaaaataataactattaagCTATTAGTACGTGCTAAATATTACTGTGTTCTAAGTGTTTCACATACATTAACACATTTAATGCTCAAAGAATCTCATGAGGTGAATATTAtgattattcttattttgcataTAAGAAAACTATGGCATAGAAATATTTAACGACTTACAGGTACTCAGCTAACAAAGTCAAAGCTGATATTCAAGCCCAGTCAGTCTGATGCCTGAATTTGACCTCATACCAATACACACATTGCCTACAAAGTTAAAGGAATGTATTTTTTATGGTCTAGTCAAGTATTGATTGAATTCATATGTTCCATGTGGTTTCCTTAGGAGGTATAATCATATGGCAGGTATGTTGGAATCCTTCTGTGTTACAGCTAATTACACTGTGTTTTcttatagaatgaatgaatgccctATGTCTAGAGACAATCTAAAGATACATAATAATGAAGCTAAAAATAGCagtaaaccaaataaaaaaacacttaatttaGTACATGGTGATGTAACATAttgtaagaattttaaaagaatggagaccagggacatctgggtggctcagtcaattaagcatcctactcttgatttcgactcaggtcatgatctcagggtttctgagttcgagccctacatggggttgcatgctgacagtgtggagcttgcttgggattcccattctctctctgcccctcctccacatgttctctctccctctctctctcaaaataaataaataaacttaaaaaaatgaatggagacTAATTCCCAAGGACACTTTTAGATACAGCTTTAAGTTTGGTTGCTGTTatcttcaaaacatttaaaaattaaaaataatccccATGGGAAGAACAAGGCTCAGAGAATACGTGAGGATTTATaggaagaagagaataaagaacagTGAGTAGGAGGAGTGGTACATTTAGGAAAGGGACTGAATTCAGATATGAAGATGCTTAGGAAGtgtctgttctcttttctccaatgATCTATAATGtcctccttgttttcttttctactcagACCCTTGTCAAAATATCCTATCACCATTATCCAACCTTAATTCCCTAAATTTATTTCctaccttatatatttttaagaactggGCAATGAATACAAATtagggaaaataaagatgaaaattatgTTCTTGTTGGTCAACCTCCAGGACACAGAGTGGATGCTGAACGATGACGATGGGTCTGGACAAGCACCCAGAGGACAGCCATGCACCATGCTCTCTTTGAAGGGCTGTGTTACATGATTATCAGGTGAGTGAGCAGGAATTTTACTTTGGAGACCTTTATGACAGTAATTTTAATAGTTATATGcactttggagaaatgactggtTTTGATGATTATCAGATGAAATGAATATGCCAGTTACAATTGGGGATGAATACCTTTGCTACATGGAATTTCATGCCCCATGATACACTGACAACAGAAAAACTTGGATATGAAATTAATACTCTTAAGTGTAATGCAATTAATACAAATAAATCCTAAATTACAGCTTTATtttgcccttttattttatttgagagggaaaGCTGGCATTCATTTATGTTGTTAGCTTTCCAAGCATTTGTTTCTCTTAttcatcttcttcctttctcaagcaagttttaaaaactatttctttaGTTCTGTACTTAACATAAATATACCTCTTCttatggagctagagtgtattatgctaagcaaagtaagtcagagaatgacaaataccatatgatttcactcctatgttgaatttaagacacaaaatagatgaacatatggaaaagaggaaaaaggaaaaagagagaggaggcaaaccataagagactcttaacaatagagaagaaactgaaggttgatggagggaggtgggtggagatggtctaaatgggtgatgagcattaaagagggtacttgttgtgatgagcactgggtgttatatgtaagtgatcactaaattctactattgaaaccaatattacactaaatgttaactaattagaatttaaataaaaacttgaaagaacaacaacaagaaacccacaaaaaacaaaaagccgaAAGAAGTGCCATTAAGGTTGTGAAACTATAagaccttttcttccttccacaacTTCTCTCTTGACTTGTTATGgtgtttattggctatttaaTCTCATtctcagtaaaaataataataataataataataataaaaatatgaattattaaCATAAAGAAGTATGTAAGTTCTAAGACAAGAAAAGTAATTGCAGCCTCAAAATGTGGGGTTTCTCTATAACTGAAAAGCTGAATGTTGCCTaaggatcatttaaaaatgtttttcatgagTTTACTCCCCTTTGTCCATTGATTCTTATTCTCTATGTTCTGCAGGAGACTGTCTTTCTCATCCTAGCCCCACCACTCTGGGGAAACCCCCCTACGCCTCATACCTTAGCACCTAATATCTTTCAGTTCTTCAGGTAGCTTGTCCATTCAGCACTCTTACTGTGCAGATGATCTTACTGTTAGACTCAGTGTGACTGTCTGTCTTCAAGAGAGAACAAGAGTTATTTCTTAAATCAGATATTGAAATTACTACTCTTCcctatattttgtagtttttcttctctttctttttcatcatacACTAAACCTTAGTAAATACTGTCTCACTGAAGTTTGATATTCTATATCTCAGAGAAAGCTTATCTGGAGAGAatctgagcccaatgcaggattccATAACCTATGCCTTTAGATCTGACATAGTCCACTTCCCCTGATTCCATTCAGCCAGTTCCTGAACTTGACTTGGAATTCCTTTCCTTGACCATTCTTCAGTTATCACCCCAGACTGCTGCTAGGAGGCCATTATATTCTGTCATCTATCTCTCTTCAATTTATAGTATAGTCTTCCTGTGTATCCCTGTATTATTTGCCTAGTTACCTTTTAAGTCAAATAAGGAGCCAAGTCCCATTTCACTTATGTTCAGAACTTTGCACTTTGTTGCAGATACTTGTATAGACTTCTAGCCAATGAGACTCTCCAGGGGAAATTACAATCTTCCAACAGAAATTCTTCTTCTTAATTGTGGCAtcagtttcatagctttgtgtaGGTTTAACCACTGAAGGGAAAAGGATAGAGGTATTTTGAACCAGTGATCCCATTTTTACAAgagaatttattttagaatttcctGAAAAGCAAAGTTACTTAAATAAAGTTAAGAATTgaagactagaaaaagaaaaaaaaagtgtataaaggcaacataaatgaaaagaaataaattatgtagtTTAGACAGAGATTCTATTAGTGAAgaaaattttcttcctcttcagtaagcaattgtacattttattatagTTAACTTTTCCTCAATTTATGAGGTGCTTTTGAGGAAACTGATGGTAGAATAATTATATATCAGAGCTGGGAGGGAACTTTGTGATCACTTATTCCCTACACcttatttagtaaataaaaatctagATCCACATAATTAAGTAAATTTCTCAAGTGTTTGATTCAGGACCACCCTAAAGCGATGTGGAATTAGGTGACATTGTGTATGTGTAAGCTCCTGGCCAGGCACAGCCTGAGCACAGAGATGGCGAGTGCTAAATCTGAATCAGTCATGTAAATCCAAGATTGCAATCCTGAGAATTTTCCATATAAAAACCCATTAAGAAAGGAACAAGTcaagaggcccctgggtggctcagttggttaagcatccaactcttggtttaggctcaggtcatgatctcagggtttgtgggtttgagccccatgtttgggctctgtgctgacagtgcaggatctgcttgggattctctctctctctctgtccctcccccactcactctctctcaaaataaataaacaaatttaaacaaaaggaaagaagcaacCCAAGACTTGTTTTATTAGGTATTTGGATGTGAGCATTTCTGCTCTTGCTCAtgtgtatacaatatatattacttaatataaaaataattgatttatgtaaatatttccttctcctttcattATGggcactttaataaaaaataaaattttcaatctTGACTAAttgtatgttttcaaaaattatgtaCACTTATGCTAAAGTACTGAAGGAcctcaaaaacatgctaagtaaaagaagcaagacacaaaagaccacacgtatgattttattatatgaaatgtttggtaaacacaAATCTATAGATACAGAAAGTACATTACTACAAAGTGGTCACCTTGAGCTGAGAGTGCATGTAAGCAGGTATGAGTTTTCTTTCTGTGGTGATGAAATGATCTAAAAtaagattgtggtgatggttgcatagcTATGTGAAAACAACAATAATTGttgaaatgtgtatttaaaacaagtaaatatcATATTATATGAGTTATGGTCAATAAAACTCAAACTATTatacattttttgcttttattcttaagTAAAAGTATCTTTACTATATTAGAGTAGTAATTCTCAATAGTTTTCTGGTTCTATCCAGCTGCTTGTATTCAAATATAGTTCACTATGGAGCAGTCGATGACATAACTGCAGATCTGATatgccttaatttttaaatttcttaatgtcccctatttgaatttatatttttgactGCCTTATATATTTGGAAAGTCATTATTCTCTTTTTGTTAAGTGgttttcttgatattttcctACTATTTAGAATACTCCTATGAGTTTCCtaaattattcacattttccttCATTTGCCTGCGTATGAACATCTTAGAAGGACTTCTTTTTCCTAAGATCTCATTTGTGTGAGATAAAACTGATGGTCAGTTTTATTCAGAAATTTTCTACCTATTCTGGTCATTAATTCTCCTTTGCCAGCTCCTTCTCCAGCTCTCAGTAGAATGTGCTTATTACATGTCTGTCAGTAcctaaaatgatgaaaataaaaatatcccctTTTCTATGAAAAAATTGAGTTTCCAGCAATTGCCTTGTTTTCAAAGATAGTATGAGTTATCTGGGTGCTCACaatttacttttcttaatttcactcaAAATTGGTAATCACTGAACACCTACTGCCAGGTTTTACTCTTTAGTATCATTTTGAGAGCATATATTCTATACATTTGTATGGAAACTCTTGGTCATAGGTTGTTGTGAAGTAGTAATACAATCTCTCAGTGAGAGAGCATTTGATGTCTCAAAAGCCACAGCCTTTTCCTTCCAGccaacacaaaattaaaataccatcTTCAGTATATTAACCCTCTATTGAATTAGCTCTCTATGACATTTCCACTTACCTGCTCTAAAGGcacaatatgaagaaaaatgtgttcaaggggttattcaaaattaaaaacctgctTTTCACGCTCTGTGATGCTCCATATTATGAATGTATATACTATCGTCTggttcttttataaaaatgtgaatcaCCTTGGAGGCAGATTTGTTGGAGCTCTGGGAATCCAAATTTCAAGTGGGAATTGTTAGGATACTGAGGCGGCTGCCCTAGCATGACCAGGAGAGATGTTTACACATAATTTCCAGCCCTGccacatgctgtctttctctctgagcTTTGGCTTGATTACAATGGACATGAGAGTATTGGTTGATTAGCTGTGCTATAGGAATTGTAGACATCTTTGAATTAGTGGACACTTGCTTTCCCTCATACTACTCCAGTCTATCCTACCCTCCTAACATCTTTGGGTAATTTTTCAGATGAATAATCTCTAGACTTTTCTGAGCATAACATCCCCAAcatgaaaatagatttctgtatgttataaTTTACTATTGACAGCATATAATATGTACAATATTATATCCagaaagtagaaattttaaaatagttatgctaaagtggtgatgggcattaaggagggtgcttttctagatgagcactgggtgtcatatgtgagagatgaatcactgggttctattcctgaagccaagactacacagtatgttaactaacttgaatttaaattaaaaaacgaTTGGCATTATACATTGATAGTATAACTTTTTTTATGCTCActaaaatttcaattattttttatatttaggtaATTTGCTATGAGATTTTCAAAAACTGTACGGCACAAAatagtttcataacattgtccCTTTACTATAAAATATTGTAGTAAATTCTTGTTATACAAGGtgtttcttttacaaaattaataataatagatgATCTTGGTGTACTTTGCACCACAGTCTTCAAAGATTGTTTCAATTACTTGCCAAAGAAGATGTCATTAATAACTTTCAAATTGACTGATAACTGTGTCACTTACGTCATAGTCCATTTAATTACAGTCAAATTCACCACTTAACCCATGGCTTAATGTAGATTTCTGTCATAGACATTGCTTTTAGTATGGGATTCATACTAAAAGTCATGAGAgttttttatatacaatttttaaaatcactgataCTTTTGTGTAAAGCAAAACTCCTTTCTGTAGGACATAACTGATTCTATTACAGATCATTAGGTTTCCAAATCATTAAAAGTAGTTTCTATCTACTTTTTGATACTGTTTACTGAtaaagaatgcattttatttgttgtCATACTGCTCATACTTGCAGAAATGAGTTTTTGGTTCTTTTGCTATTAGTAAGAAACATCCACAACACTTTTTATTGCCtttaatgagaaatttaaaataattatttattatcctGCAAGTAATAATATTGCAAAAATtatagagttttattttgttttatgtattgatttatatatctatatatgtcttTTGCTAATTGTGATCACTAGCTAATGTATCAAGGTACAGTATACATTGTCAAGTTCATTGTTTATTATAATGGAAGTAAATCTGTATTACAAAATAATGtttcttaataatttatatgtttctagccAGTTTATTATCAGTTCTGATAGCTTGTTGTTCTCTTACTTTGTGATTTAGTTGGCAAAAGTTTATATTATGAGTAAAATTGTCAACTCTATTATTGTATCAcaatttatgtgatttttaaaattagaattatctTCAATGCAAGGCTAATTAGCATAAATCCATTTAAGCTCCTTATAAAGTTTTGGAGaacaaattaagttaaaataaaataacataaactttAAGTGTCCCCTTCTTCTATTTTGGCACACCTAAGCTATAATACATAGCAAGGTGTTCAAAGCAAATAACTGCTCTAAATCTCTGTCTTTTGGTTAACTCACATGTTTTCAGataactttaaatattatatgtaatgtAACCAGGTATTATACAGATTAATTTAGATTAccaaaaaaatcttaatattaaATACTGGTAAAGCTTAGTTATCTTTTCcaattaaaagaaacagaagtagaTGTTCACATTTTTTGCCCTATGCTTGATCAATTGGTTACAGTCAGCTTAAAATGTATTCACTCTCCTTTGGGACAATGGGTTTAAACAACTTTTAATGACTGCTTAATTAACTCTTCTCTTTTGGTTCAACAATGTATTCTGACCCAATTAATACTTCTCTAGGTCCTGTATTTTCTACACTAATAATTCTTTACTCCTTGATTAAATACTCACCCAACGTTATTGGCCAGGgtaaaattctatgatttttGACATATTCTTTCCCTGTCCTCAAATGTTTAATATTGTCATTTCTATTACTTTACTGTATATTCCTTGTTGGCAGAGTTTGTATTTAGCATTCACTTCTACCcttaatttaatttcttacttTTGGTTGATTTATTGAGTgaatttgctttttgttctctTATATCCTTCAACTCTCTAGTGTTGAATATAGTGTCATTTGATTCCTTCTAAAGAAAATTCTGGGGACAAAATATAGGTATTCTAACTTCAAATTTGTTATTTagaagcataaatatttatagtatagATTATTGCTCTAAGAAATAAGGAAACTCCGTATATGCAACTAGTTCTCAGGTGACTAAAATGAGGCCTTGAAATAGATATTGAATTCAGCAAGTCTCCAACTTTCCTGGGTCCATACTGTATGTCAGAAACCTGTCTGTCCTCAAGGATCACAGAATCTTATTATTCAATACTGATCCCAAATAATCCATTGCTAAGTGTGATGATATGCATGCAATAAATCACACGTTGTTTTATGGAATTTGCAAATTTCTCCTAAAAGAGGTACCTATCCCCAAAGAGGCAACTATGCCTTTAATGATAGGTATTGACTGGCTGCACAAAGAAGCAAGAACAATCTAGCAGAGATAATCATATGTAGGGAGATATGGAAGCATAGACTATTCTGACATATTACGTGAAGAGAAAATAGCAAGTATGTTTGAAGTATATGATAGCTTGGGTCATGAAGAGGGGAGAATTTTTGATGAGGACAGAAAGTTGGGTTAGCATAAGAACTTTTAAGGGCCTTAAAATCAATCAAAGTAGTTTTGAATATATTCTGTAGTTTACGAGGATCTACTAAAATGGTAAAATAGAGACTGAAGAGAAGTGAGTTTTCACAGAGTGATGATAGTAGCACTGTGAGGCCATTAGtgtgttattttaatattataggtataaaatgatgaaagtttGACCTAAGGCCTTGGAGGGTGATGGAGAAGTATTGATTAAGCTGTCAGGTAGAATTATGAAACTTTGGTAACAGAGTGTACATGATTGATGACAGATTGAACAGGGTAAGTAGTGTGTTCCATAACATTGTCTGTAGATTTTCTACATAAGAATCAAATGAGGTAGGGACTTTTGGACTGGCAAAATGGTGGACTCTCTCTCTAACAAAAGGAGAGAAGCTGGTAGACTCTCTCTGCAAGAACAAACACTTTGCTAGTGAAACTTACAGAGAACAATAAATAATGTGGAGTCTCCAGAAAATTGTCCTAGGGcatagagaaaatagagaaatgatcatttaagaaaatctacTAAATTTTAAGAACAGTGAGTCTAGCTTTTAAGCCACACCATATCCCATgtctcctttccctgcccccccccccccagctccatATTCTAGAAACCCTTTTCTACTCTACTGTGGATACTCTGCTCTAGGAACATATGGTCAGGAAGATAGGAATTCTTCCTTTCTGCACAGCTTCCAGTCTAGGGTTGTGGTCTCAGGTTTTACCTTGGAAGGGTATGGACTTAAGTGTTGAAGAAATTCTATTCTAGATGAGCACCAAGGAAATGAAGAGGCTATCTTTCCCCATTCCACACCTACTTACAGGGCAGAGGTTCCACTTACATAAGGTATTCAAAGCAGTCAAACTCAGTGAAACagagaatggtggttgctagagtTTGGACAGGAAGTAAATGGGGAGTTGCTGTTCAATGGGTATTTAGTTTCAGTTGTGTAAGATTAATTATTTCAGGAGATCTTCTGTGTAACAGTATACCTCTGGGTAACAATACTATATCATGCACTTAAAAATGTGTCACGAGGGTGCTTCTCATGTCAAGTGTTCTTATCATAGtaattactactactactactactactactactactaataaccAACAACAACCACAACTCTACTCCAGACAGGGCAGGCTCAGAACACTAGGGATCCCTCTCAGCATCCCTATCCTCTAACTTAGTTAGAGTGGAAGTtcatggcagaaggggcaagTTGAGATGAACAGGGACTTTGCTCCCCTAGTGCCCACTCATACAGCAGGGATGTCACTGGGAGAAATAGGCTGCCGCCTCTGACCTCAACTCCTATGCAGTGGTACTCAGGTTCTGCACAGAAGGACAGGCATACTATAAATATGAAGAGCTCCATAACTCTACCTGAGGAGGCATGGCTTTATGTGGAATGGAACTTGAAGAGTTCCATTTAAAATTCAATGTCAGAAACAATGGAGCTCTTGGTGAAGAGCAATTAAGAAGGCCCTCATAGCATCACTATACAGATATCAACAAATCACATTGTATGG
This window harbors:
- the LOC123582210 gene encoding olfactory receptor 4L1, with translation MDLKNGSVVTEFILLGFSGQWELQIFFFVTFSLIYSATVLGNVLIMVTVTFSSTLHSPMYFLLGNLSFLDMCLSTVTTPKMITDLLSEHKIISIWGCMTQMFFMHFFGGAEMTLLIAMAFDRYVAICKPLHYRTIMSHRLLSGFMILSWIIGFIHTMSQMVLTVNLPFCGPNVIDNIFCDLPLVIKLACMETYTLELFVIADSGLLSFICFILLLVSYIVILITVQQKSSGGLSKALSTLSAHMIVVTLFFGPCIFIYAWPFNSFSGNKVLAVFYTVFTPLLNPIIYTLRNQKMKEAMRKLQFQNVIST